The following proteins come from a genomic window of Micromonospora echinofusca:
- a CDS encoding 50S ribosomal protein bL37 → MAKKARKKKARKKSGANHGKRPNS, encoded by the coding sequence ATGGCGAAGAAGGCCCGTAAGAAGAAGGCCCGTAAGAAGAGCGGCGCGAACCACGGCAAGCGCCCCAACTCCTGA
- a CDS encoding biotin/lipoyl-binding carrier protein, giving the protein MDMAEEIRAEMVANVWKVVASAGDTVSEGDTLVILESMKMEIPVVAESDGVVKQLAVNEGDVVQDGDLIAVID; this is encoded by the coding sequence CTGGACATGGCCGAGGAGATCCGCGCCGAGATGGTGGCGAACGTCTGGAAGGTCGTCGCGTCGGCCGGGGACACCGTGTCCGAGGGGGACACGCTGGTGATCCTGGAGTCGATGAAGATGGAGATCCCGGTCGTCGCCGAGTCCGACGGTGTCGTCAAGCAGCTCGCGGTCAACGAGGGCGACGTCGTGCAGGACGGTGACCTGATCGCGGTGATCGATTGA